The segment TCAGGCGTCCGATCCAGGGCGAACCTATAAATGATCGATATCCCTGGTTTAGCAAATTGCTGGCATTCAGATTTAAGGAGGTCGTGAAGCGGTCATTTGAAAGTGGCAACTGATAGGTCAAATTCAAATCCAAAACAGTATGAGACTCTACCTTGCCGACATATATACCGGATTGCATGGGGAAACCACCGCGATAGCGCAATTTCCCACTGATAGTAAGTGGTGTATTGGGCAGTTGACAATCGATACCGATGTTAAATTTGTGCCGGGG is part of the Gemmatimonadota bacterium genome and harbors:
- a CDS encoding TonB-dependent receptor, which translates into the protein AVIVTPRNFGRITLYGADLSFAYYPNEIWAFTGNYSYVSKDLFPNLDNIGDIALNAPRHKFNIGIDCQLPNTPLTISGKLRYRGGFPMQSGIYVGKVESHTVLDLNLTYQLPLSNDRFTTSLNLNASNLLNQGYRSFIGSPWIGRLITSSLHVRF